The proteins below are encoded in one region of Epinephelus lanceolatus isolate andai-2023 chromosome 7, ASM4190304v1, whole genome shotgun sequence:
- the slc25a5 gene encoding ADP/ATP translocase 2 has product MSETAISFAKDFLAGGIAAAISKTAVAPIERVKLLLQVQHASKQITADKQYKGIVDCVVRIPKEQGFLSFWRGNLANVIRYFPTQALNFAFKDKYKKIFLDGVDKRTQFWRYFAGNLASGGAAGATSLCFVYPLDFARTRLAADVGKAGTEREFKGLGDCLVKITKSDGIRGLYQGFSVSVQGIIIYRAAYFGVYDTAKGMLPDPKNTHIFVSWMIAQSVTAVAGLVSYPFDTVRRRMMMQSGRKGADIMYSGTIDCWRKILRDEGGKAFFKGAWSNVLRGMGGAFVLVLYDELKKII; this is encoded by the exons ATGAGTGAGACAGCTATTTCCTTCGCCAAGGACTTCTTGGCTGGTGGTATCGCCGCTGCCATCTCCAAAACAGCTGTAGCCCCCATCGAGAGAGTCAAGCTTCTCCTGCAG GTACAACATGCCAGCAAGCAGATTACAGCCGACAAGCAGTACAAGGGCATCGTTGACTGTGTCGTCCGTATCCCCAAAGAGCAGGGCTTCCTCTCGTTCTGGAGAGGCAATCTGGCCAACGTCATCCGATACTTCCCCACTCAGGCCCTCAACTTTGCTTTCAAGGACAAGTACAAGAAGATTTTCCTCGACGGCGTGGACAAGCGCACACAGTTCTGGAGATACTTTGCGGGTAACCTAGCGTCCGGTGGCGCCGCCGGAGCCACGTCGCTCTGTTTTGTGTACCCCCTCGACTTCGCCAGAACACGTCTGGCTGCTGACGTCGGCAAAGCCGGGACGGAGCGTGAGTTCAAAGGTCTGGGAGACTGCTTGGTGAAAATTACCAAGTCTGATGGCATCAGGGGTCTGTACCAGGGCTTCAGCGTGTCCGTGCAGGGCATCATCATCTACAGAGCTGCTTACTTTGGCGTCTACGACACAGCGAAGG GCATGCTCCCAGACcccaagaacacacacatttttgtcaGCTGGATGATCGCTCAGTCTGTGACTGCGGTCGCCGGTCTTGTGTCCTACCCCTTCGACACTGTCCGTCGTCGTATGATGATGCAGTCTGGACGCAAAGGAG CTGACATCATGTACTCTGGCACCATTGACTGCTGGAGGAAGATTTTACGCGATGAGGGCGGCAAGGCCTTCTTCAAGGGAGCCTGGTCTAACGTGCTCAGAGGCATGGGTGGCGCCTTCGTGCTCGTCTTGTACGACGAGCTCAAGAAAATCATCTAA